AACATGAAATATTTATTTACGTAATCCCTAGATTGCGATGTGGAGTGGTATCATTTTAGTTGAGCTAGAAAACTCATATTTCAGCGCCTCATCAAAAATGGCTGAAAGGCATCACGGGCACACCCACAGTTTATTGAAATATATGTTAATACTGTACTAGACTGTTGATGGAGCAATTGTATGAGTCACATAGGAAAATGCTATGAGTTCGCCCGAATAGAGACTTTTTTTGCCACATTAATATAGAGAACACATGTACAAGTTGAAAAGTGAAAATCTACGTATGAAGAAGGTAAAAAGTATGGTGTTTCGATTCATCGAAGTCTATGACAAACGGAAACGCATGTATACGACCAACAGCTGATACCCACTCTTAGTGAAACGTTCTCACGATTATAAAAACCTATTCGCCAAAATTGTGTAAAGACGGGCAAATAAGGCCTTGCTCTCATAAAAACGTCGCAATACCCTTTTCCATGATAGTAAGCAATCAATTCGTCAAGGTCAGATTGTATTTTCTATAGAACCATTGGACCATCTACACCTTGCCCTTGACTCCACCTAACATATCTTTATAGGTACACTTTTCACCAAGATTACGAGTTACGTGACTAAACTAAATCCACATTGTCAGTCTGGCTTGTTCGTCTGCCGACAGTTACGAAAATGACCGACTATAACACGATAGAACTTCAGCCTCCAAGATAGGGCGCAACTCGTGAATCATGCCGATGAATGACCAATTTCATCTCGATTCAACACTGAGTGACAATTGGCTTACTGCAACATTTCTCACTCCATGAACTCCCGCTCCCTTGCTCCGGCTCAATTATCCCGCACTACCCATATAAATAATTCATTCACAAGCATCTCCTTACCTTCTTCTCCCAGCTTTCTCAGGAGGTAATAAGGACGTACACCCCTACAACGTCTATTCTACCAGTTTAATTTTAAAAGTATAATAATAGAAATATTTCATCTATAATTCGTAGTTTGTCATATAGACACGAAATGAATTTCGGGTACTTATGATCTGATCAATTGCTTAAAAATAAATTTTAGCGATGAGAACGGGTACACCTCACTAGTTCAATGTTATGTTTATTTATACGAATTATCAATTAAAGTGCAATCACTTTAACATTTCACCAATTATGTTAAGTTATATATCATATAAATTTACATAATTGGTGAAGTGTTGTGTAAGATGGGATCTCATGTGACACATTGTCCATTTTGTAGTGTGCATTAGTCCAAAGTGCTTCTAAACAAAGAGCCAAGTCTAAACTTTCGCCAGTCAAAGGGCACCCTATTTCTAAAGGAAAACTCTGCAGAAAGGGGGCGTATTCGTTAGGGACATCTCAGCACCCTGACAGACTGCTTACATCACTTGTACGAACATCTACTGGCTTTATAGAGGCGGACCTCCAATCGGCGTTAACCCTCGCCTAAAAAAATTTAATATATTCAGAAAAACTTTGGACAAGACGCTGTGCCGATATATGGCAGTGGGAGTTTGTCAAACGAGGAAGCCTATCTGTTAGGGAAATTTGCACGTACAGTACTGAAAACGAAGCCTATCGATTACAACGGACGATACTGTATGGCTGCGGCTGCGACAGCTATGAACCAAGCCTTCGGACTTGATAGAGGATCACTCTTTCCTGCCGAGGACATAGCTCATACTGATTTTTTGATTCTAGTAGGAAGCAACGTAGCCGAATGCCAACCAACGCTCCTCCAATATCTACAAAGCATGCGCATACGTGGAGGTATTCTTGCTGTCTTAGATCCGCGCGAATCTAAAACGGGGACATTTGCTGATTTGCATGTTCAATTGGTACCTGGTTCGGATCTGGCTCTCATAAAAGGATTGATATGCCACTGGCCGGTCGCTGGTATGACTTAAATAAGCAGGGACTGGTCCTAGGTTTAGTCGGAGCGGGCAACACAGGCACGCTACTCGCTACATTTTTTGCGGGCAGAATCGCCAAATCGTTTGGTTGGCACGTGGATTTTGCCGTCGCCCTATTTCCCCTATTCATCGTCTTGCTGCTACTCCTGTTTTGGGCGCGCGAGGCCCCACGCTCAATTCACGCAACAACCAATTTCACAGCGCGTAAGGGAGTGTTTACAAATCGAGATGCTTGATTGGCAAGCGGATATTATGCCCTTACCTTTGGTGGATTTGTGGGTATGAGCAGCTATATGAGTATCTACTTCCACAATCAATTTGCGTTGAATCCTATTGAACCCGCGGATATCGTGTCCTTGCTCGCACTGGCCGGCAGCGTATCTCGTCCAGTAGGTGGTTGGTTGGCTGATCGAATTGGTGCGTCAAGAATTCTGCAGGTCGTGTTTGGCTTGTTGTTTATTTCTACAATATCTATGTTGTGGTTTCAATCGCGGAGAGCAGTGGAAGCAGACTTACTCCTTATAATGATACTTTTCGGCCTTGATAATGGAGCTTTATTTCAATTTCTACCGTAAATGTTCACCGATCGCTTTGGACTCATAACGGGTATGGTCGGAGAGGCCGGAGGACTCGGAGGCTTTCTTTTCCCTATGGTTCTCGGCTTAACCAAGGCGCATTTTGGCAATTACCAGTGGGGGTTCACGCCGTTTGCGATCGTCAGTTTAATAGCCCTTGTCGCAAGCCTAAATTTCCACAGTAGATGGTCACTCAAGAGCACTCTTGAATTGCCATCTAAAATGTCAGATTTAAAACAAATGAGTGAAAGAGGGGGTCGCAGATGCTTAACATTGAATAAGTCAAGCGACAAAAAGATGGCCTTCTTGTGCTGCACGACATTGAACAATTTGCACAAAATGGTTTTGCATCGCTGAGCGCGGAGGATCTTGCTCGTCTTCGTTGGGTTGGATTATTCGCTCGAGACACCACGCCAGGATGTTTCATGTTGCATTCGCCTACCGTGCGACGTGCTAACAATCCCTCAATGGATGACTTTGGGTCAACTGGCAGAGCGGTATGGACAATCGGTTATGGATAT
This genomic interval from Sulfoacidibacillus ferrooxidans contains the following:
- a CDS encoding molybdopterin oxidoreductase family protein → MQKNFGQDAVPIYGSGSLSNEEAYLLGKFARTVLKTKPIDYNGRYCMAAAATAMNQAFGLDRGSLFPAEDIAHTDFLILVGSNVAECQPTLLQYLQSMRIRGGILAVLDPRESKTGTFADLHVQLVPGSDLALIKGLICHWPVAGMT